ATTTTCATCATCAGATTTGTTTTCTATAGTAACTTCCTCGTTTTCAGGAACTATGGTGTATACTTTATTTCCATCAAAGATTTGCTGAGCCCCTAAATAATTAAACAAGTACTTATCGCCTTGCATCGTAACATCACCTCTAGTTTCTTGATTGATATTCGCTTCTTTATTTTGTAAGCTATACTTGAAATCTACATAAATATTATCATATGATTTAACTTTAGTATACACTTCATCTAATAATGTTTTTGCTTTTGCAGCATTTTGTGCCGTACCTGAGGCAGACGCTAAAAGGATAATAAATACCAGTAATTTTTTCATTTTAAATAGTTTTAAGCTCTAGACTTTTTACCAAAGCTGAAATTTGTAATAGTTAATTTTTTTTATCAATAAAGGATAAAATCACTGATGAGCGATTCTAAATAAAATGTATAGTGTAAACCCAAAGTATATATTTG
The sequence above is drawn from the Cellulophaga sp. Hel_I_12 genome and encodes:
- a CDS encoding outer membrane lipoprotein carrier protein LolA, translated to MKKLLVFIILLASASGTAQNAAKAKTLLDEVYTKVKSYDNIYVDFKYSLQNKEANINQETRGDVTMQGDKYLFNYLGAQQIFDGNKVYTIVPENEEVTIENKSDDENTITPSKMLTFYKTGHTYAWDIMQTIEGRKIQFVKLTPMDTNSEIKTILLGVDAETKHIYKLIETGKNGTKTTITVNSFKTNQLLSKSLFTFDEAKYKKQGYYIIKN